TTGTTCCTCAGGCAAAATTGGATGAATTCGGTCGCGGAAGCGATCAGTAATTCAGGCTTCGATCCATGGCCTGACCATGTGGTAACTGCACGCGTGATGGCCTGATCGAGGGATGCAGAGGCAATTTTGGCGAGAAGCTCATCCAGGTTGTTGAAGTGATTGTAGAAGTTTGCGGGTGCAATACCGACCTCTCTCGCAAGGCGTCGGACGCTGACATTCTCAAGGTTTTCTGCGGCAAGTATTCGCTCGGCCGCCTCCCTCAGATCGGCTGCGACATTGCCTTTGTGATAGGCGCGACCCCGAGGGTTAGGCCCTTTGCTATCCGATGGATCTGCCATTCTGCAGGGTCCTTAAAGGCTGGCACCACTCCATTTATGGGGACATGAACCAACACCAGAAATGTTGTCACATTTATTCGCAAGTACAATCTCAGAATAAATTAAACGCATTAGCGTCTGATTGCAATGCGATGAGGTGGGTAAACTTCCCCGCGTCCTATATTTCGGACAGTCGTGCTGGAGCAAAAAAAGATGCGGCTCGCGACCTCGACTATCGCCCAGGTCGTCAGTACTCGTCCCAGCGTCGCCGGTGGCGCTCGCTAAACGAAGATCGCTTTTCGACACATCGGGCGATAGCCCCAAGCGCACGATCGGCAGGCTAGGCCGCAGGCGGCGATCCACTCTGAACGACCGTCAATAAATAAAGTTAACATGCCGTTATTACTTTATTTTTATTTCACTCAACTGCATATTTTCGGGTCGTTTGTTCCTGACAACGATATATTAACTTAATCTTTCATTTACAATTTGGCTGGACAAGCGATGCGAACGATGTTCATATCGAGTCGTTCGCGCAACCTGTGGGGGACGGGCGTTGGCTGAGCAGTGGGCAAGATCGTGTGTATCGCCTCCTCTTCGGCGTGAGGTTCACACCGGAGTGATTGCAGATGGCCGCCCTCTTCGGCCGCTTGCGAATGTCGCTTGCCTTTTTCCCGGTCTGGTCGGCTTTGGGGGATTTCAACGATGACTATGAGTGCGAGAATATCCAGGTGCCAAGGCCGAGCCTGGCGCATGTGGCGGCGCACCTCGGGCCTGATTCCTTCAGGCACCGCGACGTTGCGGGCGACCACTCTTGCCGCACTGCTTCTCAGCGCGGCGCCTTCGGCCGCCCAGACAGCAGCTGAATCGACGACCCAAGCACCTTCGGCCTTTTCCGAACAGGCTGCGCAGCTCGGTGTCAGCCGCTGCGCCAATCTCTTCGCCGGTATCGGCCGTGCTGCCACGGCGGGATCTACCTATGCCGTGCAAGTGCAGGCCGATGGCGATGATCCGGACGCGCACGCCGTGCAGGGAGTCGTCGGCATTGCTTATGACAGGCCGGATACCCAGGGCCAGGCAGCGGCCGTCGTATCGGCTGCTCCCGCTGGGCAGGGTTGCGAAGGGCAGATGGTTCGCGTTGCACCCTTCCAGGTATCCTGCCCAGAAGTGCTGGGCCTGCTTCCCGAAGGAAGCACTGCTGTGGGCGATCTCGCGGGCGTTCCGCTCTACAATCTCGGCGGTAACCAGGGGCAAGCGCTGCTGGTGCCAAGCGGGAGTTCCTGCGTCGTCGTATCGATCGCACGCATGGTGGATAGTCCGTAACGATCGCCGGAACGGCGCGCACTAACGCGCCAGTTCCGGATTCCCAAGAATCACTGTCGAACGGGTTCGCGCATCGCGTGGCCGAGGGTTTTGTGCGCCTGAAATTGATCATCAGGGCGAGAAGTTGAGGGAGTTTATCATGCTTGGATTCGATGCAGCTTCGCACCGGGAACGCAGCAATCGTTTTGCCGGGAACTGGATTCCCGGAGGGGCGAACACCGCATCTCAACGTCGCCGACTGATGGCCGCCTTGCGGATGGCGCACCGGGTTCTGGGCCTGAAGCGCAACAACCTCGGGCTTGGCGCGCTAGGCTTCGGAAGGCCCTGCGCGATTTTCGGTTCCGTGGCCGAACCTGCCCACGGCGGCGGCGCCTCCAACATCGGTGAGGCAAAATGGCTTCTGGCTGGAACAGCATCGCTCGCGCTGATGGGCGTTCTCGCGGCTCCTGCTCATGCACAGTACAACGCCGGCGGCGGTAACGCCACGGGCACGCGAAGCGTCGCCATCGGTGCAGACTCGAGGGCGAGCGGCGGGCTTGCCGTTGCTGTTGGCAGCGACGCGAGAGCAACCGGCCTCGAAGGCACGGCCATTGGCAACAACACGACCGCTTCTGGTGTCAATTCAACTGTGCTCGGCAATCAGGCGACTGCGGCAGGCGCCGGTAGCATCGCCATCGGTGCAAATATGGGGCTCGCCGTCGACGCGGCTTCGGCAAGAGGTATCGCGATCGGATGGAGCGCAAGCGTCAGCAATGCTGTCGGTGGACTCGCTCTTGGCAGCAACGCCGCATCCAGCGCGGATGGGGCCACGGCCATCGGACAGTCCGCCAGTGCCGCCGGGATAAATTCAACTGCACTCGGTACCTCCGCAAGTGCCGCCGGCAGTGGTACGTATAATGTCAACCGCGCCGATGGGCTCGGCTTTATCGACGGTCCCGCTACTTTCCATGCTACGGCTTTAGGCGAATCTGCAAGCGCGAGTGCTGGCGGCGTCGCCATCGGGTCTGGAACAACGAGCTCTGGCCTTCTCGCTGTTGCGGTAGGCAATGGAGCGACTGCCTCCGCCACAAGCAGTGCGGCGTTTGGGCCGGGAGCTTTCAGCACCGCAACCCACTCTCTGGCGGTAGGGTTTCAAAATCTTGCGAGCGGTCTTCGCAGCACCGCGATCGGCCCGATTTCGACGGCATCGGGCGATGAATCCATCGCGATAGGTCTGTCGTCTGCGGCTAGCGGAACGCGTGCCATCGCCTTCGGCGCCTCGCCCACCGGCTCGGTTCTGCAGGACACTGTCGACAACACGCAGGCGAGCGGCGTGGACTCGATCGCTCTCGGGACATCTTCCAAGGCTTTGGCAGACAATGCCGTCGCGATGGGCAATGGCGCAGTCGCCGATGCGGAAGAGGCGGTTGCTATCGGCAACGGCTCCACCGCAACCGGCGGCAAGGCCGTTGCCATCGGCTCGCAGAACATTGCCAACGGCAACGGCGCGGTCGCGATCGGCGACCCCAACACCGCGACCGGCGATGGTGCGGTGGCGCAGGGCATGGACAATACCGCGACCGGGAACGGTTCGGTGGCCATGGGCAACACCAATATGGTCGGCGGCGGAGGACAGGCCGTGAGCACGCCCGGCACCGCGGCGCAGGGCGCGGTCGGCATCGGCTTCCAGAATACGGTCGTCGGTCAGGGCTCGGTCGCGCTTGGCAACACCAGCAGCGCGCTGGGCGCCGGCTCGCTGGCCTTCGGCGACACCGCAGTGGCCAACAACGCCGGCGATGTGGCGCTCGGCTCCGGCTCGGTAACGGCGGCACCCGTACCGACCGCAAGCACGACGATCGGCGGCACGACTTACAACTTCGCTGGCGCAACACCGACGAGCGTCGTCTCGGTCGGGGCAGCAGGTGCGGAACGCCAGATCCAGAACGTCGCCGCGGGCCAGGTCAGCGCGACTTCGACCGATGCGGTCAACGGCTCGCAACTCTTCGCCGTGGCCGACACGCTCAGCGGGCAGCTCACCCATTATGTCAGCATCAATGATGGGGGCGTGAACGGCGCGAATTTCGACAATAACGGCGCGCAGGAAGCTGGTGCCATCTCCATCGGCGTGGGGGCCTCGACAGCTTTGGGTGCGGCGAACTCCTTGGCGCTCGGCACCGACGCGACCGTTGCTGGGGGCGAGGCTGTTTCGATCGGTCATGGCGGCACGGCATTGGGCGACGGCGCGGTCACTTTGGGTGGCGGTCTCGCCAACTCCGCGAGCGGAACTGGCGTCCTCGCCATGGGCAGCGGCAATACCGCAGGCACGATACCGGAGAATCCCCTGTCGGATCCCACGATGGGCTCCGTGGCACTTGGCACAAACAATACGGCTGGTGATGAAGCACTTGTGCGAGGATCTTTCGTCCGATTCATTGCGCCAGGCAATGGCGCGGTCGCGATCGGAGAGGATAACAGGGCTACAGGCCCTGGGAATATCGCGATGGGCTTCGGCTCCAGCGCTACAATTGGTTCGTTGAGTGGCGGCGGCGATCAATTCCGATACGGCACTATTGCAATGGGGTACGAGACAACCGCCATGAGCGGAGCTGTTGCCCTCGGTAGTCAGGCGAACGGACGATTAGGTGCGGTGGCGATCGGCACGAATGCCGACGCAAACCAATACACAATCGCTATCGGCAGTAACGCCAGCGGTGTCTCCGACGCAATCGTGCTCGGACGCGACGCGACGGGTAATGTCTTTTCCGTGGCTCTCGGTACGGGTGCACAGGCCGACGCAGTGACCGCAGGGGGGCGAAGGACCAATGCTAGCGTCGCTATTGGTAATGGAGCATCTGCGAATATGACCGACGCGGCGGATTCAGGTGGCATGATCGCGCTCGGCTCAAACGCAACCGTCACCCGTACCGGAGCTATCGGCCTTGGGGCTGCCGCCAATGTCGATGCTGCAGCAGGCCTGGCCCTCGGTTTACGTGCTTCGGTAACGGGCGAGAACGGCACCGCCATCGGCGTCGACAGCAGCGCCACCGGCCTCAATGCGCTGGCCTTCGGTAACGGTGCGCAGGCAACCGGCGACAATTCGATCAGCGTGGGCACTGGCAACGTTGTTTCGGGCACCGGCTCGGGTGCTTTCGGCGATCCGAACACTGTGATTGGCAGCGGCTCTTACGCTTTCGGCAATGACAACACTATCGCTCAGGACAATACCTTCGTGCTGGGCAATGATGTGACCACGACGCAGGGTAATAGCGTTGTGCTCGGCAATGCGTCGACCGATCGCGCAGCGACGGCGGAGACGGGAATCACGATCAACGGTACCGCCTACACTTTCGCTGGCACGGGATCGGCGGCGGCTGGCGTCGTGAGCATGGGTGCAGCGGGCGCCGAACGCCAGGTTATCAACGTGGCGGCAGGACGCGTTGCATCCGACAGCACCGACGCGATCAACGGGTCGCAGCTCTTCGCTACCAATCAGGCGGTGGAGGCCGCCGCAGCAACCGCCAGCATGGGCTGGAACGTCCAGGCCAATGGCGATGCTGCGACCAATGTCGCGCCGGGCGATACGGTTCAGTTCGTCGACGGCCAGAATATCGACGTGACCCGCACGGGCGCCGATATCACGATTGCCACTAGCGCGGATCTTGTTGCCGACAGCGTGACACTGGCGAGCGGGCAGGTGCTCGATGCAACCGGTCTCGATATGGCCGGCACGACGATCACGGATCTCGCGGACGGCGACGTGTCGGCGACCTCGACCGATGCGATCAATGGCTCGCAGCTCTTCGCTACGAATCAATTGGTCGATCAGAACGCGACCGACATCACCAATCTCGGCAATCGCGTGACGACTGTCGAGGGTGACCTCGCTGATGTCGGCAATACGATCACCAACATTGCCGGCGACACATCGACCACCTACACCGAAGCGAACGGCGACGGCATCCGTTACGCTCGCACCAACGAGCGCGGCCTGGCGGAGAGCGACTCGTTCGCCCAAGGGGTGGGCTCGACCGCAGTCGGCTACGAGGCGACCGCCACAGGCGAAAGCGCGCTCGCGCTCGGCCGCGATGCGCAGGCCAGCGAGGCGGGTTCGGTGGCGCTCGGCTCCGGGTCGACCACGGCCGCGGCCGTGGCGACGACCGGCACGACGATCGACGGGCAGGCTTATACTTTTGCGGGCGGCGCGCCGGTCTCGACCGTGAGTGTCGGCGCAGTGGGTGCGGAGCGGACCGTCACCAATGTCGCGGCGGGCCGCCTGAGCGCCAGTTCGACCGACGCGGTGAACGGCTCCCAGCTCTTCGCAACCAACCAGGCGGTCGAAGCCGCAACGACGACGGCCAACATGGGCTGGAACGTTCAGGCCAATGGCGATGCCGCGACCAATGTCGCGCCGGGCGATACGGTTCAGTTCGTCGACGGTCAGAATATCGAGGTGACCCGCACGGGTACCAATGTCACGATTGCCACGAGCGCCGATCTTGTTGCCGACAGCGTGACACTGGCGAGCGGGCAGGTGCT
The nucleotide sequence above comes from Pelagerythrobacter marensis. Encoded proteins:
- a CDS encoding YadA-like family protein encodes the protein MLGFDAASHRERSNRFAGNWIPGGANTASQRRRLMAALRMAHRVLGLKRNNLGLGALGFGRPCAIFGSVAEPAHGGGASNIGEAKWLLAGTASLALMGVLAAPAHAQYNAGGGNATGTRSVAIGADSRASGGLAVAVGSDARATGLEGTAIGNNTTASGVNSTVLGNQATAAGAGSIAIGANMGLAVDAASARGIAIGWSASVSNAVGGLALGSNAASSADGATAIGQSASAAGINSTALGTSASAAGSGTYNVNRADGLGFIDGPATFHATALGESASASAGGVAIGSGTTSSGLLAVAVGNGATASATSSAAFGPGAFSTATHSLAVGFQNLASGLRSTAIGPISTASGDESIAIGLSSAASGTRAIAFGASPTGSVLQDTVDNTQASGVDSIALGTSSKALADNAVAMGNGAVADAEEAVAIGNGSTATGGKAVAIGSQNIANGNGAVAIGDPNTATGDGAVAQGMDNTATGNGSVAMGNTNMVGGGGQAVSTPGTAAQGAVGIGFQNTVVGQGSVALGNTSSALGAGSLAFGDTAVANNAGDVALGSGSVTAAPVPTASTTIGGTTYNFAGATPTSVVSVGAAGAERQIQNVAAGQVSATSTDAVNGSQLFAVADTLSGQLTHYVSINDGGVNGANFDNNGAQEAGAISIGVGASTALGAANSLALGTDATVAGGEAVSIGHGGTALGDGAVTLGGGLANSASGTGVLAMGSGNTAGTIPENPLSDPTMGSVALGTNNTAGDEALVRGSFVRFIAPGNGAVAIGEDNRATGPGNIAMGFGSSATIGSLSGGGDQFRYGTIAMGYETTAMSGAVALGSQANGRLGAVAIGTNADANQYTIAIGSNASGVSDAIVLGRDATGNVFSVALGTGAQADAVTAGGRRTNASVAIGNGASANMTDAADSGGMIALGSNATVTRTGAIGLGAAANVDAAAGLALGLRASVTGENGTAIGVDSSATGLNALAFGNGAQATGDNSISVGTGNVVSGTGSGAFGDPNTVIGSGSYAFGNDNTIAQDNTFVLGNDVTTTQGNSVVLGNASTDRAATAETGITINGTAYTFAGTGSAAAGVVSMGAAGAERQVINVAAGRVASDSTDAINGSQLFATNQAVEAAAATASMGWNVQANGDAATNVAPGDTVQFVDGQNIDVTRTGADITIATSADLVADSVTLASGQVLDATGLDMAGTTITDLADGDVSATSTDAINGSQLFATNQLVDQNATDITNLGNRVTTVEGDLADVGNTITNIAGDTSTTYTEANGDGIRYARTNERGLAESDSFAQGVGSTAVGYEATATGESALALGRDAQASEAGSVALGSGSTTAAAVATTGTTIDGQAYTFAGGAPVSTVSVGAVGAERTVTNVAAGRLSASSTDAVNGSQLFATNQAVEAATTTANMGWNVQANGDAATNVAPGDTVQFVDGQNIEVTRTGTNVTIATSADLVADSVTLASGQVLDATGLDMADTTITNLTDGDLSTTSTDAVNGSQLFATNQQVATNTTNIAGNTTAITNLDNAITDINNGGGIKYFHANSTEPDSQALGTNSVAIGPNAVANNAGDIALGSGSTTGAAVATTGTTIGGVAYGFAGTAPTSTVSVGTAGAERTITNVAAGRLSASSTDAVNGSQLYATNQQVTTNTTDIANLDGRMTTVEGDVSTLDGRLTTVEGDVATINTTITDINNGAGIKYFRANSTEPDAQALGTDSIAIGPNAVANNAGDVALGSGSATAAAVGTAGTTINGTNYAFAGAAPTSTVSVGAVGAERTVTNVAAGRVNAASTDAINGSQLFATNQAVEGLASQADDLDERAIKYDWNDANANGVIDPGEVNYNSATLAGAGGTTITNLADGAVDAASSDAINGSQLYGVSESIVNNLGGTSVVNPDGTVTGPTYNIAGNTYNSVYDAFSAVDGNLTRYYSVNDAGVEGANYENDGATGVNSLAVGVGAGASADGSGAIGEGALATVEGSFALGSGSVSDRALAPSSGTIIAGTNIIPYNTSDATLLGAISVGNAATGEYRQITNLADGTQAHDATTIRQLQGAIGSVSATTTKYFHANSTAGDSLAVGAESVAVGPETIVNGDNGIGIGNGALVQQTAPGGTAIGQNAEVSAADAVALGTNSEAHGIQSLAMGAGASATFANSVALGAGSGTGVGAQVGYTGYGLAAPQSSVGEVSFGSAGAERQLTNVAAGSAPTDAVNVSQLNQVAQNTAESLGGGASYDSTTGEYTGPSYDVGGNTYDNVGDALDAQNTQIAEVDDRVTDVEDTVTEIDGRLTTVENNVDNMGDSLASGLGGNSSYDPNTGMVQTELNVGGNTYNNVNDAIQAVSDTASAGWNIQAEGGASTNIGSNGTLNVTGGSNTVVTLNGNELEIGMVDNPTFAGMVTANGGLAVGANTSVDMGGNVVQNVGAGAVSATSTDAVNGSQLYEVQQVANNSVQYDEGGESVTFNPGGSATRLQNVAAGEAPTDAVNVQQLNDGLAGAVEEANAYTDSRLAGIDYDIRDLRENANAGTAGALAAAGLPQAFEPGRGMLSFGAGTYQGQSAFAIGLSRVLDDGKTVIKAGATYDTQERAGANVGVGFQF